The window TCAGTCGCGAACTTGATAGCATCTTCTGATCGTGAGGCGTTGAATCCGGGGTACAAGTATGTTTGACCAGCTGTGTATCTCGGTAAACAAGACAGAGTCGCTACGTCGGTATAATTCGTAGAGAAGAGGAACATGTCAACGGCGACTTGTTGTTTTGAACATTCAATTGCGAAAGTCTTGTAGAAGCTTGAGGCGGCATTGAGCAAGGATGATTCTTTGGATGTACCGAGTAATTTGGGGTCATCTCTAGCTTTCAGCGCTCCTTCACCTAGTGTTGGTAAAGTCGCAGTGAGAGCAATGATCTTACCACCGATCTTGCCGATAAGTTGATGAGCAGCTTGCAGACCCGATCCAAGGGCGTTACCGACCGTGTGGGAATCTTGGAACATGTCGCTCAACTTGCCCAAAAGCGACTCGATGGCTGGACGAGATTCTGTCAAGTTGACAAGTAAATCGACGGGTTTAGGTAAGAAGACATCTGAAAGATCCGATACGACCAACATGGAAGCCTCGGTGGCATCGGcaggtaaagagaagaaatgaagTGAAGTTGATACAGCTATGATAGCTACCTTGGTTCGATTATCGGCATTAGGGATATTATCTAGACTTTCCAAGATCGTTCGAGCTGCGACGGCTACCATACCCGATTGGATGGCTTGTTGAGATACGTCGATGACAAATGCGTATACgggtggttgaggtggtCTGACCATGTATTCAGTTGGGGCGATGAATTCGACAACTGAATGGTTAAGTTCTTTCCTTGACCATCGATCCGCAGGTTTGTTCTCGGCTTGATTCCAGTCGAATAGTTGAGGTACTTCATTACTCAATCCACACATGCAACATTTCCACCTGTTACCACCTTCGATGAACGTGACGAACGGGTTGATATACGCTCTACATCTCCTACATCTTGCGATAACACTGTCTTCCACAACTGGTACGGGATCGTCACCGTCGACTTCTCCCCTGTACGATCGATAGGGTGCCATGACTAAAGCTAAGGGCAATTTCGATTtgttgagaagagattgagtGGTAGGCATGGACGTTAAGGTACATCGTTGATAGGAAGGATCAGGTTGGATGTGTGGAGAGGCAGTGACAGCTGCGttgggaggaaggaggtaaggtggtggtggtgcatcTAATCCTGTTACGTCTGGTTGCATACCGATCAGGTTGACAGtttggatttggtgaagTTGCTTTCCACCTCCATAACCGACGTTCATCTGTTGGAATTGATTGGCCATCTGGTCGACGGGTTGTTGACCGGGATAGCCAGGTTGCTGTTGACCATACGCGGGTACAGGTGCCGGACCACCGTAAGCAGGTGCCGGTGAGGCTCCATAAGCaggctgttgttgctgtgCGGGATCAGCTCCACCAAATCCAGGTGTGAAATATTGaggttgttgctgttgctgttgctgatcGGGATATCCAGGTGCCGCTATGggctgttgaggttgagtatCATATCCTCCTCCCCCATATACCTGTTGGATCTGAGCGGTGGGATACTGCCGACGGCCTGGTCGGTGGTGAGTGGAAGAGGGTTGAGGAGCAGGAGAGACGGAAGGGTTGGATGAGCCGTAGGAAGGTTGGGTTGGGGCTTCCCATTGAGATCTACCGGTGGATTGTTCTGTAGGGTTGTGTGTCAGCTCACTTCAAGTGGCATGAAGGTAGCCATACTCACCGACGTAGACGTAAGCATTTGATTGTGGATCCCTACGACGAAGAATTAGCTGTTGCGCGATTCAGTGAGAAACATCTAACTCACCATCGGGCTTCCCAGCCTTGCGGGAGCATGACCTCTTGTGACATTTCGCTGGCAAGTGAGTCGACAGGACACAGTGAAAAtcgagtgagaaggagagtaTCTAACGAACGTATATAGCTGACAATCTGTCCTCTTTCGTCTTTCGAGACACGGATCAGTGACGAGGCAGCAACGAGCAGCGACAAGCAGCAGCGCGTCAGCATCCAGCACTCATTGATATGATGACGTGCCACTCTCCCGGGAATAACCGGTGATACCGCGCAGTAGTCATTCTGGGTATGTGGCCCCGCGTCACTCCTctcgctcaactcactcgCTGCTGTTTATCTGGAATCAAAGTCATCTCTCGAACTTGAACTGGAGCAACATCTGTCACTACCTCAAAGAGAACTCACCAAGAATGCTGCAGACAAATCTACTAGCGCCAGGACATGCAGATCTAGTCACTCGTGAGCTTATCGATTTATGACAACATGTGTTAGAGTCAAAGCTCTTATATgctgatcattgtcatttcCAGACGTGACATACGATTTCTACGGGGAACGATGTAGGTTGCGCCAAGTTGACGAAAGGGGAGACCGATGAGCTGATTAGAAATACACAGTGGCGACGTGCTCGGCCGATCAGAAGATAAAGCTGTTCAGGAAATCTCATGAAGGAACATGGGATCAGGAGACCGAGTGGAAAGTGAGCTAAATTCCCTCCACTAGCATGTCGTTGGGTAACACCTTGAATCCTACTGACTGATCTGCACAGGCTCACGACGCACCTATACTACACTTATCATTCGCCCATCCAGTACATGGCTCACTCCTAGCTTCCTCATCGCATGACCGCACAGTCCGGATATGGGAGGAACCAACAGGCCgcgaaagggaaggaagatggataGAACGGGCTGTCTTGACGGGCGCAAAGGGAAGTGTGAAGCAAGTGGAATTTGGAACAGCCGATGCAGGCAGCGAACCTAGAGTGGTAAGTGTATAGCGCCTCAGCGGTGGTCAGCTAGCCC of the Kwoniella mangroviensis CBS 8507 chromosome 3, whole genome shotgun sequence genome contains:
- a CDS encoding protein transporter SEC24, which produces MSQEVMLPQGWEARWDPQSNAYVYVEQSTGRSQWEAPTQPSYGSSNPSVSPAPQPSSTHHRPGRRQYPTAQIQQVYGGGGYDTQPQQPIAAPGYPDQQQQQQQPQYFTPGFGGADPAQQQQPAYGASPAPAYGGPAPVPAYGQQQPGYPGQQPVDQMANQFQQMNVGYGGGKQLHQIQTVNLIGMQPDVTGLDAPPPPYLLPPNAAVTASPHIQPDPSYQRCTLTSMPTTQSLLNKSKLPLALVMAPYRSYRGEVDGDDPVPVVEDSVIARCRRCRAYINPFVTFIEGGNRWKCCMCGLSNEVPQLFDWNQAENKPADRWSRKELNHSVVEFIAPTEYMVRPPQPPVYAFVIDVSQQAIQSGMVAVAARTILESLDNIPNADNRTKVAIIAVSTSLHFFSLPADATEASMLVVSDLSDVFLPKPVDLLVNLTESRPAIESLLGKLSDMFQDSHTVGNALGSGLQAAHQLIGKIGGKIIALTATLPTLGEGALKARDDPKLLGTSKESSLLNAASSFYKTFAIECSKQQVAVDMFLFSTNYTDVATLSCLPRYTAGQTYLYPGFNASRSEDAIKFATEFGKVLAMPMGLEAVIRVRATRGIRMSAFHGNFFIRSTDLLALPVVPTDQNYVIELQLEDDIKGSFVVLQTAILHTTCYGERRIRVITQAMPTTDSISELYGSADQVAIATYLTNKAVERSMSHSLDDARNTITKNLSDMLAVYKNQVTSSSGGASAQLAVPENLKLLPLLCCGLVKHVGLREGASIPPDLRAYAQCLLTTLPCQSLVPYIHPRFYSLHNMPNEAGNINSETGQMVLPPALNLTSERLERHGLFLIEDSQNMFIWVGHEAVPRLIQDVFGLNDYGELQGGKSTLPLLDNPFSQRVNNIIAKTRELRRGVYRPHVYVVKSDAEPALRSWALSLLIEDRMDHMSSYAQYLTTVKNKVSHLIRLFELMR